The nucleotide window ACTTGCGGACATTGAGTACCCCACCGGCGAAAATCAGGTATTGGCCTTTAATTCCCAGCAGTACATCACTGATTTCCGGGGTTTTGTCAAGATTATAGGCACTTATCTTTTCAGGATAACGGGAAACAGGATAGGTAATGTCTACAGGACTTGCGCCATCCATGAAGGTAACTGAATCCTCACCAAAAAGTTTCCGCAAATCAGCAATATCAGCGGCAAAACGTTCATGCAGTGTTTTGGCAATCGCCGGCAAATCAACAATCTCCGGATCACCACAAAGCATACGCCGCCAGTCGGTACGGTCACTCAATTCTTCTTTCAGCCGCACCTCCAGCAGACCGGATATCAGGCGCTCTTTTACCCGATAGAGAGGCAGGGCCTGGACTGCTCCCTGGTCAATCCAGCGGGTGGGAACCTGGGAAAGCCGGGTAATTCCAACTTTCACCCCGGAGGTGTTGGCCAGGTAGACATAATGGTCCTGCAGGCAGTGGGCTTCACCCCAGGCTGGTTCCCGGCAGGTACCGGCGGCATAATGGCACTTT belongs to Pseudomonadota bacterium and includes:
- a CDS encoding DUF2797 domain-containing protein, translated to MSLISGNLAKMVSRLDNPVSYQLPAGTISVPLNQYIGQPLSINFTGRINCIACGRLIKKSFQQGYCFPCVRKLAVCDICMVKPEKCHYAAGTCREPAWGEAHCLQDHYVYLANTSGVKVGITRLSQVPTRWIDQGAVQALPLYRVKERLISGLLEVRLKEELSDRTDWRRMLCGDPEIVDLPAIAKTLHERFAADIADLRKLFGEDSVTFMDGASPVDITYPVSRYPEKISAYNLDKTPEISDVLLGIKGQYLIFAGGVLNVRKYGGYFVELTTGE